A section of the Macadamia integrifolia cultivar HAES 741 chromosome 9, SCU_Mint_v3, whole genome shotgun sequence genome encodes:
- the LOC122088577 gene encoding pentatricopeptide repeat-containing protein At1g08070, chloroplastic-like, whose amino-acid sequence MWCLKSLAEFERMQKQLALSLLKNSEATKSLMHLKSLHVYLIRTGLHQSNFAIGNFVAHCAHVGAMSFANQVFTQMLEPNSFVWNTMIRGFQQNHEPQKALLLFRCMKFRNIPPDCFTFPFVIRACASLQDLRKGQCIHGLLFKICVDADVYIATSLVEFYAALGHTRVAHKVFDEIPAKDPVSWTTIMAAYVNQCGDMNIAHQIFCEMSVKDLVAWNTMIGGFVKIGDMRLAKALFDQAPVKDLLLYNTLLGGYAKHGEAELMLRFFHEMPERDLVSWNSVIGGLVQSKKINEAMVLFHQMQIEDLKPNEVTLVGVLSACAQVGALDTGRWIHSYIDRNGFGLNLLVGTALVDMYSKCGSLEGAQLVFERMLERDVVAWNAMIMGFSMNGQSRKALELFYQMRSGNVKPNEVTMIGVLCACTHAGLVDEGQKWFYAMHHELGIASKIEHYGCMVDLLGRAGLLKEAYEFIQAMPLIPHAGVWGALLGACKMHGNVELAEHAIKHLIELDAEDGGYLAIMSNIYANAGRWNDVVKVRELMKEKGSSKLRGCSSIEIDGEIHEFGVEENIHPRAKEIYKMIDEMSEQLRIAGHVASTNEVFFDVEEEEKEKALFFHSEKLAIAFGLIATKKGVTIRIVKNLRVCVDCHSAIKIISSIFDREIVVRDRSRFHHFKDGSCSCGDYW is encoded by the coding sequence ATGTGGTGTCTGAAGTCTCTGGCAGAGTTTGAACGAATGCAGAAGCAGCTTGCACTGTCCCTCTTGAAGAACAGCGAAGCAACCAAATCCTTGATGCATTTAAAGAGTCTCCACGTCTACTTGATAAGAACTGGGCTGCACCAGAGCAACTTTGCAATAGGAAACTTCGTGGCACACTGCGCCCATGTGGGTGCAATGAGTTTTGCAAACCAAGTGTTCACTCAAATGCTCGAACCCAACTCCTTCGTTTGGAACACCATGATCAGGGGATTCCAACAGAACCATGAACCCCAAAAGGCCCTTCTACTCTTTCGTTGTATGAAATTCCGAAACATTCCACCCGATTGCTTCACCTTCCCCTTCGTCATCAGGGCTTGTGCGAGTTTGCAGGATCTTCGTAAAGGACAATGCATCCATGGGCTGTTGTTTAAAATCTGCGTGGATGCAGATGTTTACATAGCGACGAGTTTAGTAGAGTTTTATGCAGCTCTTGGGCATACGAGGGTTGCTCACAAGGTGTTCGATGAAATTCCTGCTAAAGATCCAGTGTCTTGGACGACCATCATGGCCGCTTATGTGAACCAATGCGGTGATATGAATATAGCCCACCAAATCTTTTGTGAAATGTCAGTGAAGGATCTTGTAGCCTGGAATACCATGATCGGAGGCTTTGTGAAAATTGGGGACATGAGACTTGCTAAGGCGCTATTTGATCAAGCACCTGTCAAGGATTTGTTATTGTACAATACACTGTTAGGGGGCTATGCAAAACATGGTGAAGCTGAACTCATGCTACGGTTTTTTCATGAGATGCCTGAGAGGGATTTGGTGTCTTGGAATTCAGTCATTGGGGGCCTTGTACAGAGTAAGAAGATTAATGAAGCTATGGTATTATTTCACCAGATGCAAATAGAAGATCTGAAGCCTAATGAGGTGACACTTGTGGGTGTTCTTTCTGCTTGTGCTCAAGTAGGGGCATTGGATACTGGGAGGTGGATTCATTCCTATATTGACAGGAATGGTTTTGGCTTGAATCTCTTGGTTGGGACTGCCTTAGTTGACATGTATTCTAAATGTGGGTCTTTAGAGGGTGCACAACTTGTTTTTGAAAGAATGTTGGAAAGAGATGTTGTGGCCTGGAATGCAATGATCATGGGATTTTCTATGAATGGGCAAAGTAGAAAGGCATTGGAGTTATTCTATCAAATGAGAAGTGGAAATGTGAAGCCCAATGAAGTTACAATGATTGGGGTATTGTGTGCATGCACTCATGCAGGATTGGTAGATGAAGgacaaaaatggttttatgCTATGCACCATGAACTTGGTATTGCCTCCAAGATTGAGCACTATGGATGCATGGTTGACCTGCTTGGTCGTGCAGGCTTGTTGAAGGAAGCTTATGAATTCATCCAAGCTATGCCTCTTATTCCACATGCTGGGGTTTGGGGTGCCCTACTTGGTGCATGCAAGATGCATGGCAATGTTGAGCTTGCAGAACATGCCATCAAACACTTGATTGAACTTGACGCTGAAGATGGGGGTTACTTGGCAATCATGTCTAATATATATGCTAATGCTGGTAGATGGAATGATGTTGTGAAGGTGAGGGAGTTGATGAAAGAGAAAGGATCTTCGAAACTGCGTGGATGTAGTTCTATTGAGATAGACGGTGAGATTCATGAGTTCGGTGTAGAGGAGAATATCCACCCTCGAGCCAAGGAAATTTACAAAATGATAGATGAGATGTCCGAGCAGTTGAGGATCGCAGGCCACGTAGCCAGCACAAATGAAGTGTTCTTTGAtgtggaagaggaagagaaggagaaggcaCTATTTTTCCATAGTGAGAAGTTGGCAATTGCCTTCGGACTTATTGCCACTAAAAAAGGGGTTACCATACGCATTGTGAAGAACTTGCGGGTCTGTGTTGACTGCCACTCTGCCATAAAGATCATTTCGAGTATTTTTGATAGAGAGATAGTGGTCAGGGATAGAAGCCGATTCCACCATTTCAAGGACGGTTCATGTTCTTGTGGGGATTATTGGTGA